Proteins from one Malania oleifera isolate guangnan ecotype guangnan chromosome 4, ASM2987363v1, whole genome shotgun sequence genomic window:
- the LOC131154310 gene encoding uncharacterized protein LOC131154310: MCVIVILLFVFTVIELAIEMMIRPPCRREMVVVNERRSSKEKLKCFIFSISLSQTPKFLILFRRNEIMCVIVILLFVFTVIELVVEVMIRPPCRREMVVVNERCSSKGNSGGEGFFGYMRALWMQLLPVILHIVEVWPVLYSTAESEAPLEENSNPTQVAESEKSVLEGLPQDILVRILCWTSHDDLEQLFHVSKAIREATLIAKRLHFAYSTPPPKIRAPRTDFKETSNLDEEIQPPNAPKRSSSLWRKNRSEISRKTLPLEIDM, from the exons ATGTGTGTGATTGTGATACTACTGTTTGTTTTCACTGTGATCG AGCTCGCTATAGAAATGATGATTCGGCCTCCATGTAGAAGAGAAATGGTGGTGGTGAATGAGCGCCGCAGCTCGAAGGAGAAATTGAAATGTTTTATATTTTCCATCTCTCTTTCTCAGACGCCCAAATTTTTGATTTTGTTTCGAAGAAATGAAATTATGTGTGTGATTGTGATACTACTGTTTGTTTTCACTGTGATTG AGCTCGTTGTAGAAGTGATGATTCGGCCTCCATGTAGAAGAGAAATGGTGGTGGTGAATGAGCGCTGCAGCTCGAAGGGGAATTCTGGAGGAGAAGGGTTTTTTGGGTATATGAGAGCACTGTGGATGCAGTTGCTTCCGGTCATATTGCATATTGTGGAGGTCTGGCCTGTTCTTTATTCTACAGCTGAGAGTGAGGCTCCGCTGGAGGAGAACTCGAATCCAACCCAAGTCGCAGAATCGGAAAAATCTGTTCTTGAGGGCCTGCCTCAGGACATTCTA GTTAGGATATTATGTTGGACGAGCCATGATGATCTGGAGCAGCTTTTCCACGTTTCCAAAGCAATAAGAGAAGCT ACTCTGATTGCAAAAAGACTGCATTTTGCATACAGCACGCCTCCTCCAAAGATTCGTGCTCCCCGAACGGATTTTAAAGAGACAAGCAAtttggatgaggagattcaaccTCCCAATGCTCCTAAAAGATCATCCAGCCTCTGGCGAAAGAATCGGAGTGAAATCTCAAGGAAGACATTGCCATTAGAAATTGATATGTAA
- the LOC131154196 gene encoding uncharacterized protein LOC131154196 has protein sequence MKFLEYTPLDRLNDFLRHLNLGERTIKGCLEAYSCKHTGTDKKLSLSLEHEILDCLGKSFDCESSSPVEYLSTRSSRKTLIYLILTLYHMYPDYDFSAVKAHQFFTEVDWDSFKQIFDTYMLEASKEWAEANGGCTLLESLYKALDEVVKISECEIYSYNPDSDSDPFLEGGAIWSFNIFFYSRKLKRVVSFRFCCLSNLVAEGFLTDDLSNEEDGDIFDDMDM, from the exons ATGAAGTTTTTGGAGTACACTCCTTTGGATCG TTTAAATGACTTCTTGAGGCATCTGAATCTTGGTGAGCGGACAATCAAAGGGTGCCTTGAAGCTTACTCTT GCAAACATACGGGAACTGATAAAAAATTGTCTCTCAGTTTAGAGCACGAG ATTCTCGATTGTCTTGGAAAATCTTTTGACTGTGAATCTTCGTCACCGGTTGAATATTTGTCTACCAGATCCAG CCGAAAGACGTTGATTTACTTGATTCTTACACTCTATCACATGTATCCAGATTATGACTTCAG TGCCGTGAAAGCACACCAGTTTTTTACAGAGGTAGACTGGGACAGTTTTAAGCAGATTTTTGATACATACATGCTCGAAGCATCAAAG GAATGGGCTGAGGCAAATGGGGGCTGTACGCTACTAGAAAGCTTGTACAAGGCTTTGGATGAG GTTGTGAAAATATCAGAATGTGAAATTTACAGCTACAATCCAGACTCTGATTCAGACCCGTTTCTGGAAGGAGGAGCAAT ATGGTCATTCAATATATTCTTCTATAGTAGAAAGCTAAAGCGTGTCGTGAGTTTTCGTTTCTGCTGCTTAAG CAACTTGGTGGCTGAGGGTTTTCTTACAGACGATTTAAGTAATGAGGAAGACGGGGACATATTTGATGACATGGATATGTGA